In Erigeron canadensis isolate Cc75 chromosome 7, C_canadensis_v1, whole genome shotgun sequence, one DNA window encodes the following:
- the LOC122608112 gene encoding peroxidase 12-like: protein MAISSSSSTLFLVFASLLVFSCLLYVSEADYSAPITKGLSWDYHHKTCHKVEKIVRKHLKKVFKEDIGQAAGLLRLHFHDCFVQGCDGSVLLDGSHGGPSEQTAPPNQSLRKQAFTIIEDLRGLIHRECGRVVSCADIVALAARDAVHLSGGPDYDVPLGRKDGLTFATQNATLANLPAPTSNASTILSALATKNLTPTDVVALSGGHTIGISHCTSFTPRLYPTQDPTMDKTFAQGLKEVCPTNTTDATTVMDIYSPIKFDNKYYVDLINRQGLFTSDQDLYTHKETKPIVESFAHDEKLFFEKFVQAMIKMGQLQVLTGEKGEIRAHCSIRNPDNKAYFSYLAEEEDQYNHDELR from the exons ATGGCTATTTCTTCTTCAAGCTCTACTTTGTTTCTTGTTTTTGCCTCACTCCTGGTCTTCTCATGTCTTCTTTACGTATCGGAAGCCGATTACTCGGCCCCCATTACTAAAGGTTTGTCATGGGATTACCACCATAAGACGTGTCATAAAGTCGAAAAAATTGTTAGAAAACATCTCAAGAAAGTGTTCAAGGAGGATATCGGCCAAGCTGCTGGCTTGCTCCGCCTTCATTTCCACGATTGCTTTGTTCAG GGTTGTGACGGTTCAGTATTGTTGGATGGATCACACGGCGGTCCAAGTGAACAGACCGCGCCTCCTAACCAAAGTCTAAGAAAGCAAGCATTCACCATCATTGAAGATCTTCGAGGTCTAATCCATAGAGAATGTGGGAGAGTCGTTTCTTGCGCTGATATTGTAGCTCTTGCAGCTCGTGATGCAGTTCATCTG TCAGGTGGCCCTGACTACGATGTTCCATTGGGTAGAAAAGATGGACTGACATTCGCCACACAAAATGCGACCCTAGCCAACCTTCCTGCACCAACAAGCAACGCCTCGACCATCCTCTCTGCCCTTGCTACCAAAAACCTCACCCCCACCGACGTAGTAGCCCTTTCAGGAGGCCACACCATTGGCATTAGCCATTGCACATCGTTCACCCCTCGTCTCTATCCCACCCAAGACCCTACAATGGACAAAACCTTTGCTCAAGGACTCAAAGAGGTTTGTCCCACCAACACAACCGATGCTACCACCGTCATGgacatttactctccaatcaagTTTGATAACAAGTATTATGTCGATTTGATCAACCGACAAGGGCTTTTTACCTCCGATCAAGATTTGTACACTCATAAAGAGACTAAACCAATTGTGGAAAGTTTTGCACATGATGAGAAGTTATTCTTTGAGAAATTTGTACAAGCCATGATCAAAATGGGACAATTGCAAGTGTTGACTGGTGAAAAGGGGGAAATTCGTGCACATTGTTCGATTAGGAATCCTGATAACAAGGCGTATTTCTCTTATTTGGCTGAGGAAGAGGACCAATACAATCATGATGAACTACGTTGA